The genome window CTGCTCGAGGGCAGCGACTTTCGTTGCGGCGGTCTTTGCGGCGGATCGGTAGTCGCTGGTCGCGCTGTCGAAGAATCTGGTCGCGCCCGGGAAATCCGACCGTTCGAGCGCAGCTGCCGCGAGAGCCTCGCTGCGGGCAGCTCTCGCGAACAGATCCCCGGCATGGATGTCGGCCTCGAGGCGGGATGCCTGCGAACGCGCGCTCAGCATGGCAGCCCGCGAGCTGCCGGCCTGGGCTTCGGCGCGAGCCTTCGCATTCTCGAGCTTCTTCGCCGCAGCTGCTTCGGCTTCGGCCTTCTTTGCGGCTTGCTCACGGGCAGCGGCGGCTTTTTCCGAAGCGAGCTTTGCGTCTGCGCTCGCCCTCGCGTCCGCAGCGGCTTTGGCTTCTGCAGCGGCTTTGGCTTCTGCAGCGGCTTTGGCTTCCGCAGCGGCTTTGGCGTCTGCAATTTCCTTGGCTTCTGCAGCTGCCTTGGCTTCTGCAATTGCCTTGGCCTCCGCAGCCGCGTTGGCATCAGCAATTGCCTTGGCCTCTGCGGCTGCCTTCGCTTGTGCGGCTGCATCGGCTTCGGCCGCTGCTTTCGCTTCTGCAGCTGCTCTCGCTTCCGCAGCTGCTTTCGCTTCTGCGGCCGCTCGCGCTGCGTCCGCTTCGCGTTCGGCGGCGCCGGCATCTGCCGGCTTCGGAGGCTCGGGCGTCTCGATCGGGCGAGCGGCGGGAACTCCGTCCGGAACGGTGCGCCGACCCGAAATCGCGAGAACGACGACGATCGCGGCCGAAGTCGCCGCGAGTGCGAATCCCCATCGTCTCCACGATGTCGATGCAAGGAACCCTCTCGCCCGCAGCAGAGCACGCGCCATCGCAAGCGGCGGCGAGCGGGGCGGAACGGCCGCTGCCCGCGCCTGTTTCGTCGCCCGGGCCACCGCGCGCAACTCTTCGAGCTCTGCAGCAAGCCCGTCAGGCGGAGGCAGCTCCGCGGCCTGTTCGATGATGCTCAGGCACAGCGACGCATCACCTTCGGCAAGGCATGCGCGCGCGTCGTCGATCAGCTTCCGCGCCAGGTTGTCGCGACGATCGTTCTCGGCCCCACTCGCCAGTTGCCGCTGGACGTCCTCGAGCTCCTTGCGCATGTGGGCGAGGTCCGGATAGCGGTCGGACGCTTCGCGCCTCATCGCACGTTCGACGATCGCAGCGAGCTGTTGCGGGACCGCCGGATTGAGCTCGCGAATCGGCTGAACGCTCTCCGAGCGAAGCTGCTCGAGCAGCTCGATCGGATCGTCGCCGGGATACGGAGGTCGCAGCGTCAGCATTTCGTAGCAGACCGCGCCGACCGAATACTGGTCGGAACGCGCATCGGCCTGTCCGCGAATCTGCTCGGGCGACATGTACTTGATCGTGCCCATGATCAGGCCGGTTCGCGTCGCCGAAGCGGACACGGCCATCTTCGCGATGCCGAAATCGATGATCTTGACCGACCGGTCGCCGAGGACGATGACGTTTCCCGGCTTGATGTCGCGATGAACGATGCCCTGCGCGTGCGCGTAGTGAAACGCATCGCAGAGCTGGATCATGATCGAGACTTTCTCGTCGAGATCGAGCTTGGCGCCGTCGGCCAGCAGGCGGGCGAGCTCCTGTCCGTCGAGGAGCTCCATGACGATGAAGACGCGCTCGCCCTCTTCGCCGACGTCGTAAATCGTGACGATGTTCTGGTGCCGCAGGCCGGCGCACGCCTGCGCCTCCGACATGAAGCGGACGCGAAGATCCTCGGTGATCTCGATGTCGGGCGAGATGACCTTGATTGCGACGTGCCGGTTCAGTCGCGTATCGCGCGCCCGGTAGACGGTGCCCATTCCGCCTCGGCCAATGCGCTCGAGGATCTCGTATTTGCCGATTTTTTCTGCAGCGACGGGGTCGGTACCGGTCGACTCAGCCATGGTCCGTCATCCGGTGTAGTGAACGAGGATCGCGCTGATGTTGTCGCGCCCGCCCGCAGCGTTCGCGGCAGCGATCAGATCGCGGCCTGCCACCTGCAGATCGGGGGTTTTCTTCGCGACGATCGTGAGGATCTCACGATCGGTCAACATGCTGGTCAGCCCGTCCGAACACAGCAGAAGGACATCTCCGCTGACCAGGTCGTGATCCTTGACGTCGAAGTCGAGCTCTTCGTGGGTTCCGAGCGCCTTGGTCAGAACGTGCTGCAGCGAGCCGGCTGTCGCGGTGTCCGCCCCATCCGGGCCGAACGCGGCGTTTGCCCAGGAATCGTCGCGGCTGAGCTGGGAGATCGAACCCGAACGAATCAGGTAGATGCGGCTGTCGCCGACGTTGGCATACGTGATCCGGGAGCATCTCTCGTCGACGTAGACTGCGGCAACGGTCGTTCCCATCCCCGCATGGACTACGGAGGCGCCGGCGAGCTTGCGAATCGCGCCGTTGGCGAGCCGGATCGCCGTCTTCAGGCATTCGTGCCGCGCGGCACCGTCGGTGTGACCGTCGATTCCTCTGGCCGTCTCGCTTTCGATGGTGTCGACGGCGAGGCGGGATGCGACTTCGCCGGCTTTGCGGCCGCCCATCCCGTCACAGACGAGAAACAGGCTCGCCGACGTCAGGATCGTATCTTCGTTCTGTTTCCGCTGGCGACCGACGTCGCTCAGCCCGTAGTACGAGATCATCCCGGACAATCTCCGCTCACGCGCCGAGGTTATGCGGCAAGGTTGCGCTCCAGGCAACCCCGTTGAATTCGCCGCACGCCGCGGATGACGACACCGGTCGTGACGACCGGGACCGCGAATTTCCGCTGACGCAGCGCGATCGGGGCGCTACGGAGAGCACGTCAACGTAACAACCTGTCCGACGGCCGCGCGCAGGATCTTCAGCGCATCGGTGGTCGTGATCTTCCCGTTGGCGTCGGTGTCGCACACCTTCACGCTGCACGTCACCTGCGCGACGGCAGCTTTCAGCGTGAACAACGCATCGCTGGTCTTCGGCAGCGCACCGGTCGAGTTGGTCGGTCTGCCGCACGGGATCTTCACGCACGCAACGCCGCAGTCTTCGCCCGGCGTGAACAGCGAGTTTCCGTCGTCACACTGCTCGCCGGCAGCAACGACTCCGTCTCCGCAGGTTCCCGTACCGGCATCGATCCGGTCCGGGTACGCGGCTCCTGCGCGTGTCAACGCGTCGAGCCCCTCGTCGGGAGCTCCGATCGCCGCTTCGTCTGCATCGACCGCGACGGCAAACGCGAACTTGCTGAGCACCGGAGGCAGGCCCTCGGGCGGCACGATCTCGCGCGTCGAGAGCCATTTACCGGATTCGAATCGCGGGAACGCCTGCCGATTGGCGACCGCTCCGCTTTCCGAGCTTTCGAACAGATACGCCGCCACACCCGGCGCTCCGACGAGAATGCGGTCGCCGCTGATATCGAGTGAAGCGCCGAAGCCATCGCCCTCGGCCGCGTTCTCGAATCGGAGAAGCTGCGCGGTGATCTCCCACTGCGAGTTGCTGCGTTCGATCACGTAGGCAGCACCCGCATCGTTCGCTGCGGTGTTGTCGTATGGCGCTCCGATCACGCCGGTATCACCGTCTACTCCGACGGCCGCGCCAAAACAGGCTCCACCGCCCGACTCCGCCGGTTCGGTTATCGTATCTTCGAGCGGCCACGCGCCGGCATTGCGGCGATAGGCGTAGACGGCGCCTTGCGCATCGCAACCGGAATCCGCCGTTTTGCCGGGTGCTCCGACGAGAATTTCACTGCCGGAAACATCCACACTGCGACCGAACCGGACGCCGCTCACCGGAGCATCCAGCCTCGCCGCCAGGTTCCACTGCGCTGCTTCGCGTTCGAACACCAGAGCGCAGTTGCCCGCCGGAGCACCGAGAACGATCGTGTCGCCGCTGATCGCCACGTCGCTGCCGAGCGCGGTGCACGTGCCGGTCGGATCCAGCAGCTTCTGCTGAAAGGTCCACGACTCCCCGATCCGCACGAACACCGATGCGCTTCCGAAGGAGCTCGTGCCGCCCACCGGTACGACATCGAACGGCGCGCCGACGACGATCGTGCTGGCGTCGACGTCGACCGATGCTCCGAAATCGAGGTCGCCGGTGGCATGCACGGAGTCCTGGAACGGCAACGCGACCGGAGTGGACTGGGTCTGCTCGACGAATCCATCACCCGACGGCACGAAAACGTGGACTCGACCCGAGCTGGAGCTTTCCGGGGCCGGTGCTCCGATCACCAGATACTCGTGGCTGAGCGCCATCGAAGCGCCGAACTCATCGCCGGCAAGCTGCTCCGCTGGTG of Candidatus Limnocylindrales bacterium contains these proteins:
- a CDS encoding serine/threonine-protein kinase; this translates as MAESTGTDPVAAEKIGKYEILERIGRGGMGTVYRARDTRLNRHVAIKVISPDIEITEDLRVRFMSEAQACAGLRHQNIVTIYDVGEEGERVFIVMELLDGQELARLLADGAKLDLDEKVSIMIQLCDAFHYAHAQGIVHRDIKPGNVIVLGDRSVKIIDFGIAKMAVSASATRTGLIMGTIKYMSPEQIRGQADARSDQYSVGAVCYEMLTLRPPYPGDDPIELLEQLRSESVQPIRELNPAVPQQLAAIVERAMRREASDRYPDLAHMRKELEDVQRQLASGAENDRRDNLARKLIDDARACLAEGDASLCLSIIEQAAELPPPDGLAAELEELRAVARATKQARAAAVPPRSPPLAMARALLRARGFLASTSWRRWGFALAATSAAIVVVLAISGRRTVPDGVPAARPIETPEPPKPADAGAAEREADAARAAAEAKAAAEARAAAEAKAAAEADAAAQAKAAAEAKAIADANAAAEAKAIAEAKAAAEAKEIADAKAAAEAKAAAEAKAAAEAKAAADARASADAKLASEKAAAAREQAAKKAEAEAAAAKKLENAKARAEAQAGSSRAAMLSARSQASRLEADIHAGDLFARAARSEALAAAALERSDFPGATRFFDSATSDYRSAAKTAATKVAALEQELEEAMDETSARRREAIASGAERFAAELFGKGSARQTEALRLAREKNFSKAIEAERAASDYYEQAQIRAELTVPAN
- a CDS encoding protein phosphatase 2C domain-containing protein, whose translation is MISYYGLSDVGRQRKQNEDTILTSASLFLVCDGMGGRKAGEVASRLAVDTIESETARGIDGHTDGAARHECLKTAIRLANGAIRKLAGASVVHAGMGTTVAAVYVDERCSRITYANVGDSRIYLIRSGSISQLSRDDSWANAAFGPDGADTATAGSLQHVLTKALGTHEELDFDVKDHDLVSGDVLLLCSDGLTSMLTDREILTIVAKKTPDLQVAGRDLIAAANAAGGRDNISAILVHYTG